Proteins encoded together in one Anoxybacillus flavithermus window:
- a CDS encoding 5-bromo-4-chloroindolyl phosphate hydrolysis family protein gives MKQFIRTIWRWFVSWNIGLFSALISLLAFRLPFFISFLIGVSVGVIYSVYMKKKEKKDRLHDFKDERLKDAKKKVRKIGQSLWRIRSISMFSKLSRLYSICQKIIEIVEKQPDRLAVAQPFFNTTLDSIVTIIDKYIYLTKQPVKSEEIRQAMREAEGALDLALMKAENELLDMLEEDLFDLKTEVKLVKHTIASDDPFSLPTKHTITVTEEKKHEQKR, from the coding sequence ATGAAACAGTTCATTCGAACAATATGGCGATGGTTTGTATCATGGAATATCGGTTTATTTAGTGCTCTGATCTCGCTGCTTGCATTTCGTTTGCCTTTTTTCATTTCATTTTTGATTGGTGTAAGTGTAGGAGTGATTTATTCCGTTTACATGAAGAAAAAAGAAAAGAAGGATCGATTGCATGATTTTAAAGACGAGCGATTGAAAGATGCGAAAAAAAAGGTTCGGAAAATCGGACAAAGTTTATGGCGAATTCGTTCGATTTCGATGTTTTCTAAGCTTTCTCGTTTATACTCCATCTGTCAAAAAATAATTGAAATTGTCGAAAAGCAACCAGATCGTCTCGCTGTCGCGCAACCGTTTTTTAACACAACATTGGACTCCATTGTTACCATTATTGATAAATATATTTATTTAACAAAACAACCCGTAAAAAGTGAGGAGATTCGACAGGCGATGAGGGAAGCAGAGGGAGCACTTGATCTGGCGCTAATGAAAGCGGAAAATGAACTGTTGGACATGCTTGAAGAAGATTTGTTTGATTTAAAGACGGAAGTAAAGCTTGTGAAACATACGATTGCATCAGACGATCCCTTTTCTTTACCAACAAAACATACAATAACAGTGACGGAGGAGAAAAAGCATGAGCAAAAACGATGA
- a CDS encoding metal ABC transporter permease: MSYTIWILLTATLVGINCGLVGTFLVLRKMSMLSDAISHSVLLGIVGAYMVSHQLQGVSMLIGALLVGLLTTFLVQLLHQKGVQSDAAIGVVFTCLFAIGVVLISLFADRVHLDVEHALMGEIAFVPWDVLEVGGRSIGPKAVWLLGFVLAINIFVIVFAYKELKISSFDSEMAITLGIPVVLIHYVLMGMLSLTTVASFDSVGAILVVAMLIVPSATAYLWTDRLSTMLICSAFIGVLASVIGYVGATAFNVSISGAISVSTGVIFFVSLWIAPKHGVLRKWMKKSPA; encoded by the coding sequence ATGAGTTATACGATTTGGATTTTGCTTACTGCAACTCTTGTCGGGATTAACTGTGGATTAGTCGGTACATTTCTCGTATTACGGAAAATGTCGATGCTCTCTGATGCGATCAGTCATAGCGTATTGCTAGGAATTGTGGGGGCGTATATGGTAAGCCATCAACTGCAAGGGGTGTCTATGCTCATCGGCGCTTTGCTTGTCGGATTGCTAACAACATTTCTCGTCCAATTGTTGCATCAAAAGGGGGTGCAAAGTGACGCAGCCATCGGGGTTGTGTTTACATGCTTGTTTGCGATCGGGGTTGTCCTCATTTCCTTATTCGCAGATCGTGTTCATTTAGATGTCGAACATGCGCTGATGGGTGAAATTGCATTTGTGCCGTGGGATGTGCTGGAAGTTGGCGGACGAAGTATTGGACCGAAAGCCGTTTGGTTGCTTGGATTTGTTTTAGCGATCAATATATTCGTTATTGTTTTTGCTTACAAAGAATTAAAAATTAGCTCATTTGATAGTGAAATGGCAATTACGCTTGGAATTCCGGTCGTGCTGATTCACTACGTATTAATGGGGATGTTGTCGTTAACGACTGTTGCCTCATTTGATAGTGTTGGTGCCATTTTAGTTGTAGCGATGCTTATTGTACCAAGTGCAACGGCTTACTTGTGGACGGATCGACTTAGCACGATGCTTATATGTAGTGCTTTTATCGGTGTATTGGCATCGGTGATCGGCTACGTGGGAGCGACAGCATTCAACGTCTCTATTTCTGGAGCAATTTCTGTATCAACCGGTGTCATCTTCTTTGTTTCATTATGGATCGCTCCAAAACATGGGGTATTGCGGAAATGGATGAAAAAATCTCCTGCCTAG
- a CDS encoding metal ABC transporter permease, whose amino-acid sequence MDVNVQWVFTSMALLGLASGMIGTFALLKKQSLIGDAMAHAALPGICIAFLFYGQKSLLVFLIGAACSGYMATVFIQFIVKHTRIKEDAAIGIVLSVFFGLGIVLLTWINQHEGGNQSGINDFLFGKAASLTGNDVNVLTITAVLMVITILFFFKEFKIITFDRAFAQGVGIPVSLLNGVLMFLIVSVVVIGLQAVGVVLMSALLITPALAARYWTERLGWMTLLAGVFGALSGVAGAYVSLIAYVPTGPLVIIFATALFLFSFLFAPKRGLCSKIIRRHVERKKLRVKQLMYERGEQL is encoded by the coding sequence ACAAGCATGGCTTTGCTCGGATTGGCGAGTGGGATGATTGGCACGTTTGCCTTGCTGAAGAAACAAAGTTTAATAGGGGATGCAATGGCACATGCCGCGTTACCAGGCATTTGTATCGCTTTTCTCTTCTATGGACAAAAATCGCTTCTCGTTTTTTTAATTGGTGCTGCTTGTTCAGGTTATATGGCAACAGTATTTATTCAGTTTATTGTAAAACATACGCGCATTAAAGAAGATGCTGCCATTGGCATCGTATTGTCTGTATTTTTTGGTTTAGGCATTGTGCTATTAACATGGATTAATCAACATGAAGGTGGAAATCAGAGCGGGATCAATGACTTTTTGTTCGGAAAAGCAGCATCGTTAACTGGAAATGATGTGAACGTTTTAACCATAACGGCTGTACTAATGGTTATAACGATCCTCTTTTTTTTCAAAGAGTTCAAAATCATTACATTTGATCGAGCATTTGCGCAAGGAGTCGGTATACCTGTGTCGTTGTTGAATGGTGTGCTTATGTTTTTAATCGTTTCGGTTGTTGTGATTGGTTTACAGGCTGTGGGCGTTGTGTTAATGTCTGCGCTACTCATTACGCCGGCGTTAGCTGCAAGATATTGGACTGAAAGACTCGGATGGATGACATTGTTAGCCGGCGTATTTGGTGCTTTATCTGGAGTTGCTGGGGCATATGTGAGTTTGATTGCTTATGTGCCTACCGGTCCACTCGTTATTATTTTTGCGACGGCTCTGTTTCTCTTCTCGTTTTTATTCGCCCCGAAACGTGGTTTATGTAGCAAAATCATTCGTCGGCATGTAGAAAGAAAAAAATTGCGCGTGAAACAACTAATGTATGAGCGAGGGGAGCAGTTATGA
- a CDS encoding PEGA domain-containing protein — protein MNEKGGLQKEAMTRSERRKRKQRFVFVCLLFVVSACVVGAWGVAKQETSEQKVIEQFITALRQEDMNTLKQFIDAPLEEKASLLPLFAYLRKHPEGYDQIRKELAQQKDDRVYIKGLTSTPPIFLMKLSQGTYKFEPTLYHVYVQTNEQGARILINDTYVGETNASLVKVGEYVPGLYEVKMVTDEREQTKQISLFGGERIRIVRFDSN, from the coding sequence GTGAATGAAAAAGGGGGATTACAAAAAGAAGCGATGACACGAAGCGAACGACGAAAACGAAAACAACGATTTGTTTTTGTATGTTTATTATTCGTTGTAAGCGCGTGTGTCGTCGGTGCATGGGGAGTGGCGAAACAAGAGACGAGTGAACAGAAAGTAATTGAGCAATTCATCACCGCGTTACGTCAAGAAGATATGAATACGTTGAAACAGTTCATTGATGCTCCATTAGAAGAAAAGGCGTCACTTTTACCACTTTTTGCGTATTTACGTAAACATCCAGAGGGTTATGACCAAATAAGGAAAGAGTTAGCGCAACAAAAAGATGATCGAGTTTACATAAAAGGATTAACGTCAACTCCGCCGATTTTTTTAATGAAATTGTCGCAAGGAACGTACAAATTTGAACCGACGCTGTATCATGTATATGTGCAAACGAACGAGCAAGGGGCTCGTATTTTGATTAACGACACATACGTCGGTGAAACGAATGCATCGTTAGTGAAAGTAGGAGAGTATGTTCCAGGCCTATATGAAGTGAAAATGGTGACAGATGAACGAGAACAAACGAAGCAAATATCGCTCTTTGGAGGAGAGCGGATTCGTATCGTTCGTTTCGATTCGAACTAA